One region of Halomicrobium sp. LC1Hm genomic DNA includes:
- a CDS encoding DUF5658 family protein: MDTVTGSPPLDALEPPTGLWLLALVFFGIGDLLTTGVGLTLGSSTEANPVVALLVERYGVAVLLPIKVTFFVGTYLVWRALPHPYSTTVPAALALVGVVVTVWNTGILLVGAVS, from the coding sequence ATGGACACTGTGACCGGCAGTCCACCCCTGGACGCGCTCGAACCGCCCACCGGCCTGTGGCTGCTGGCACTGGTCTTCTTCGGAATCGGCGATCTCCTCACGACCGGGGTCGGCCTGACGCTTGGCTCCTCGACCGAGGCGAACCCGGTCGTCGCACTGCTCGTCGAACGGTACGGCGTCGCCGTCTTGCTCCCGATCAAAGTGACGTTCTTCGTCGGGACCTACCTCGTGTGGCGAGCGTTGCCCCACCCGTACTCGACGACCGTCCCCGCGGCGCTGGCGCTGGTGGGCGTCGTCGTCACCGTCTGGAACACCGGAATACTGCTCGTCGGAGCGGTCTCGTGA
- the mct gene encoding succinyl-CoA:mesaconate CoA-transferase: MGALSDLRVLDLTQVLAGPYCTMLLADMGADVVKIERPGGDLIRSNPPYLETDDEPYGGYFQSVNRGKRSLELDFGDEADREAFLSLVERADVVVENFKAGTMERFDLGYEQLRERNPSLVYSSIRGFGDPRTGETHRQGQPSFDLIAQALGGVMEITGPEDGPPTKVGPGVGDLFTAALNAVGILAAIHHRERTGEGQYVDTAMYDAMLSLCERTIYQYSYDGHAPTRRGNSHPTLFPYDAFEAADGYVVIAAFSDGHWRTLCETMDRPALAAEYPDAASRRDARATLRAAIADWTRDRETSAIVDALDGRVPAAPVQNTADIFEDPHVTAREMLATVDQPGTDEQVTIAGSPIKMTETDPRPRGRAPLLDEHRDEILETAGSESEDGRRAGSDD; the protein is encoded by the coding sequence ATGGGTGCCCTCTCGGACCTTCGGGTCCTGGACCTGACACAGGTGTTGGCCGGCCCGTACTGTACGATGTTGCTCGCGGACATGGGCGCGGACGTGGTAAAGATCGAGCGCCCCGGCGGGGACCTGATCCGGTCGAACCCCCCGTACCTCGAAACCGACGACGAGCCCTACGGCGGCTACTTCCAGAGTGTCAACCGCGGCAAGCGGTCGCTGGAACTGGACTTCGGCGACGAGGCCGACCGCGAGGCGTTCCTCTCGCTGGTCGAACGCGCAGACGTCGTCGTCGAGAACTTCAAGGCCGGAACGATGGAACGGTTCGATCTGGGCTACGAGCAGCTCCGCGAGCGCAATCCGTCGCTGGTCTACTCCTCGATCCGTGGCTTCGGTGACCCGCGGACCGGCGAGACGCACCGCCAGGGCCAGCCCTCGTTCGACCTCATCGCCCAGGCGCTGGGCGGAGTCATGGAGATCACCGGCCCCGAGGACGGTCCGCCGACGAAGGTCGGCCCCGGCGTCGGCGACCTCTTTACCGCGGCGCTGAACGCCGTCGGCATCCTCGCTGCGATCCACCACCGCGAGCGCACCGGCGAGGGACAGTACGTCGACACGGCGATGTACGACGCCATGCTCTCGCTGTGTGAGCGGACGATCTACCAGTACTCCTACGACGGCCACGCTCCCACCCGACGGGGCAACTCACACCCCACGCTGTTCCCCTACGACGCCTTCGAAGCGGCCGACGGCTACGTCGTGATCGCCGCCTTCTCGGACGGCCACTGGCGGACGCTCTGTGAGACGATGGACCGTCCGGCGCTGGCCGCCGAGTACCCCGACGCCGCCAGCCGCCGCGACGCGCGAGCGACGCTCCGGGCCGCCATCGCCGACTGGACGCGCGACCGCGAGACCAGCGCCATCGTCGACGCCCTCGACGGCCGCGTCCCCGCCGCGCCGGTCCAGAACACCGCAGACATCTTCGAGGACCCACACGTCACGGCCCGCGAGATGCTGGCGACGGTCGACCAGCCCGGCACCGACGAGCAGGTGACGATCGCCGGCAGCCCGATCAAGATGACCGAGACCGATCCGCGACCGCGTGGCCGCGCGCCGCTGCTGGACGAACACCGCGACGAGATACTCGAAACTGCCGGCAGCGAGTCCGAAGACGGTCGGCGAGCCGGGAGCGACGATTGA
- the glmS gene encoding methylaspartate mutase subunit S produces the protein MPRTVILGVIGSDAHVVGITILEQALSAAGFDVVNLGVKTSQADFVDAAQSHDAEAVLVSSLYGHARQDCEGFHDRIEAAGLDVCTYVGGNLAVGQDEFEQTRERFREMGFDRVFDAETDPQEAIAALRQDLQLTAREAERARVDS, from the coding sequence ATGCCCCGGACGGTCATCCTCGGCGTCATCGGCTCCGACGCTCACGTCGTCGGTATCACGATTCTCGAACAGGCGCTGTCGGCCGCAGGCTTCGACGTCGTCAATCTCGGCGTCAAGACCTCGCAGGCGGACTTCGTCGACGCGGCACAGTCACACGACGCCGAGGCGGTACTGGTCTCCTCCCTGTACGGACACGCCCGACAGGACTGTGAGGGCTTTCACGACCGGATCGAGGCCGCCGGCCTCGACGTCTGTACCTACGTCGGCGGCAACCTCGCAGTCGGTCAGGACGAGTTCGAGCAGACCCGCGAGCGCTTCCGCGAGATGGGTTTCGACCGCGTCTTCGACGCGGAGACCGACCCACAGGAAGCCATCGCAGCGCTACGCCAGGACCTCCAGCTGACGGCCCGCGAGGCCGAGCGAGCGAGGGTCGACAGCTGA
- a CDS encoding methylaspartate mutase subunit E: MPRDQRLAGEELQRLASELRDEWHTGREVDFEEAIAFHESLPAGKQFAPVLESADQPLLQPRAGVPCLEAQIELLQYLEQQGGADLLPTTIDSYTRDNEYEKAEEGLAASRNSDEDALNGFPAVNHGVEDCRRLVRALDTPIEVRHGTPDARLLAMVTLAGGFQSFEGGPISYNIPYTKGHSLAETITHWQFVDRLCGAYAERGVVVNREPFGPLTGTLVPPAIAIAVMLVEGLLAATQGVCSLTLGYGQVGNVVQDVAALRALRALGEEYLPDDVTVTTVFHEWMGGFPPDEARASGVIGLGGVTAAVARPDKVITKSPQEFQGVPTKEANAAGLRTTRQLIDMTIEQDIDLAGVDEEQRLIEQTTRALMDAIDRHGDGDVAQGVIRAFESGAMDVPFAPSDAAAGAVLPARDDDGRVRLFEFGDLAVPDEVREIHENKLGKRAEREGRAQSFQMVADDVDAISDGKLIGRRGETDAD, encoded by the coding sequence ATGCCCCGCGACCAGCGGCTCGCTGGCGAGGAGCTACAGCGACTCGCCAGCGAACTCCGCGACGAGTGGCACACCGGCCGCGAGGTCGACTTCGAGGAGGCGATCGCCTTCCACGAGTCGCTCCCGGCCGGCAAACAGTTCGCCCCAGTGCTGGAGTCGGCCGACCAGCCTCTGCTCCAGCCACGCGCGGGCGTCCCCTGCCTCGAAGCACAGATCGAGCTGTTGCAGTACCTCGAACAGCAGGGCGGGGCGGACCTGCTCCCGACGACGATCGACTCCTACACCCGCGACAACGAGTACGAGAAGGCAGAGGAGGGGCTGGCGGCCTCGCGCAACAGCGACGAGGACGCGCTGAACGGGTTCCCCGCGGTCAACCACGGCGTCGAAGACTGTCGCCGGCTCGTGCGGGCGCTGGACACTCCCATCGAGGTGCGCCACGGCACGCCCGACGCGCGCCTGCTGGCGATGGTGACGCTTGCGGGTGGCTTCCAGAGCTTCGAGGGCGGCCCCATCTCGTACAACATCCCCTACACGAAGGGCCACAGCCTGGCGGAGACGATCACACACTGGCAGTTCGTCGACCGCCTCTGTGGGGCCTACGCGGAACGGGGCGTCGTCGTCAACCGCGAGCCGTTCGGCCCGCTGACGGGGACGCTGGTCCCGCCGGCCATCGCCATCGCGGTGATGCTGGTCGAGGGGCTGCTCGCGGCCACACAGGGCGTGTGCTCGCTGACGCTTGGCTACGGCCAGGTCGGCAACGTCGTCCAGGACGTGGCCGCGCTGCGAGCGCTGCGCGCGCTGGGCGAGGAGTATCTCCCCGACGACGTGACGGTCACCACCGTCTTCCACGAGTGGATGGGCGGGTTCCCGCCCGACGAGGCCCGTGCCAGCGGCGTCATCGGCCTCGGCGGCGTCACGGCGGCGGTCGCGAGGCCCGACAAGGTCATCACCAAGTCCCCACAGGAGTTCCAGGGCGTTCCGACAAAGGAGGCCAACGCCGCGGGCCTGCGGACGACGCGGCAGCTCATCGATATGACCATCGAACAGGACATCGACCTCGCTGGCGTCGACGAGGAGCAGCGACTGATCGAACAGACGACGCGCGCGCTGATGGACGCGATCGACCGCCACGGCGACGGCGACGTGGCCCAGGGGGTGATCCGAGCCTTCGAGTCGGGCGCGATGGACGTGCCCTTCGCCCCCAGCGACGCCGCGGCGGGTGCGGTGTTGCCGGCCCGCGACGACGACGGCCGCGTCCGGCTGTTCGAGTTCGGCGATCTCGCAGTGCCCGACGAGGTCCGCGAGATACACGAGAACAAGCTCGGCAAGCGCGCCGAGCGGGAGGGCCGAGCCCAGTCGTTCCAGATGGTCGCCGACGACGTGGACGCCATCAGCGACGGGAAGCTCATCGGCCGGCGAGGTGAGACGGATGCGGATTGA